The Pseudomonas berkeleyensis genome includes a region encoding these proteins:
- a CDS encoding YheU family protein: MLIPAHLLQAETLTALIEDFVTRDGTDNGDETPLETRVQRVRRALDKGEAVIVFDPDSQQCQLAMKRDVPKEWLEALQDSLSD; encoded by the coding sequence GTGCTGATCCCCGCTCACCTGCTGCAAGCCGAAACGCTCACCGCGCTGATCGAAGACTTCGTCACCCGCGACGGCACCGACAACGGTGACGAAACCCCGCTGGAAACCCGCGTACAGCGGGTTCGCCGAGCCCTGGACAAGGGTGAAGCGGTGATTGTCTTCGACCCGGACAGCCAGCAATGCCAATTGGCGATGAAGCGCGACGTGCCCAAGGAATGGCTGGAGGCCTTACAGGACTCACTCAGTGATTGA
- a CDS encoding N-acetylglutaminylglutamine amidotransferase — MCGIAGELRFDRRPADLAAVERITHHLAPRGPDAHGFHSQGPIALGHRRLKIMDLAEASGQPMIDSDLGLSMVFNGAIYNYPELRAELEALGYRFFSGGDTEVLLKGYHAWGEALLPKLNGMFAFAVWERDKQSLFIARDRLGVKPLYLSRTGERLRFASSLPALVQGGDIAKTLDAVALNHYLNFHAVVPAPRTILAGVEKLPPATWMRVDTDGKVQQKTWWSLQFGPQGEETGYGLEEWREQVLDTMREAVAIRQRAAVDVGVLLSGGVDSSLLVGLLREAGVDNLLTFSIGFQDAGGERGDEFQYSDLIAQRFATRHHQLRIGEHEILDQLPQAFRAMSEPMVSHDCIAFYLLSREVAKHCKVVQSGQGADELFAGYHWYPQVDGAKDAFAAYRAAFFDREHDEYAACVQPAWLTGDMAGEFVREHFAMPGAEAAVDKALRLDSTVMLVDDPVKRVDNMTMAWGLEARTPFLDYRVAELSARIPAQFKLPDGGKHVLKEAARKVIPSEVIDRPKGYFPVPGLKHLEGATLGWVRDLLLDPSQDRGLFNPTMLDQLLTNPQSQLTPLRGSKLWQLAALNLWLSEQGL, encoded by the coding sequence ATGTGCGGAATAGCTGGAGAACTACGTTTTGATCGACGCCCCGCGGATCTGGCGGCAGTCGAGCGCATCACCCACCACCTGGCCCCTCGCGGCCCCGACGCCCACGGCTTCCACAGCCAAGGCCCCATCGCTTTGGGCCATCGCCGCCTGAAGATCATGGATCTGGCCGAAGCCTCGGGCCAGCCGATGATCGACAGTGATCTCGGCCTCTCGATGGTATTCAACGGCGCCATCTACAACTACCCCGAATTACGCGCCGAACTGGAAGCCCTGGGCTACCGATTCTTCTCTGGTGGCGACACCGAAGTGCTGCTCAAGGGCTATCACGCCTGGGGCGAGGCGCTGCTACCCAAGCTCAACGGCATGTTCGCCTTCGCCGTCTGGGAACGTGACAAACAGAGCCTGTTCATCGCCCGCGACCGTCTCGGCGTCAAACCGCTTTACCTGTCGCGTACCGGCGAACGCCTGCGCTTCGCCTCGTCGCTGCCGGCGCTGGTGCAAGGCGGCGACATTGCCAAGACGCTGGACGCCGTCGCGCTCAACCACTACCTGAACTTCCACGCCGTGGTACCGGCACCGCGCACCATCCTGGCCGGCGTGGAGAAACTGCCGCCAGCCACCTGGATGCGTGTCGACACCGACGGCAAGGTTCAGCAGAAAACCTGGTGGTCGCTGCAATTCGGCCCACAAGGCGAGGAAACCGGTTACGGCCTGGAAGAATGGCGTGAGCAAGTGCTCGACACCATGCGCGAAGCCGTGGCCATCCGCCAGCGTGCCGCCGTGGATGTCGGCGTGCTGCTTTCCGGCGGCGTCGACTCGAGCCTGCTGGTCGGCCTGCTGCGCGAAGCCGGCGTGGACAACCTGCTGACCTTCTCCATCGGCTTCCAGGATGCCGGTGGCGAGCGTGGTGACGAATTCCAGTATTCGGATCTGATCGCCCAGCGCTTCGCCACCCGCCACCACCAGTTGCGCATCGGCGAGCACGAGATTCTCGATCAGTTGCCGCAGGCCTTCCGCGCCATGAGCGAGCCGATGGTCAGCCACGACTGCATCGCCTTCTATCTGCTCTCGCGTGAAGTGGCCAAGCACTGCAAGGTGGTGCAGAGCGGCCAAGGCGCCGACGAACTGTTCGCCGGCTACCACTGGTACCCGCAGGTCGATGGCGCCAAGGATGCCTTCGCCGCCTACCGCGCCGCCTTCTTCGATCGCGAGCACGACGAATATGCCGCCTGCGTACAGCCCGCCTGGCTGACCGGCGACATGGCCGGCGAGTTCGTTCGCGAACATTTCGCCATGCCTGGCGCCGAGGCTGCCGTGGACAAGGCGCTGCGCCTGGACAGCACGGTGATGCTGGTCGACGACCCGGTCAAGCGCGTGGACAACATGACCATGGCCTGGGGCCTGGAGGCGCGCACGCCCTTTCTCGACTACCGCGTGGCCGAACTGTCGGCGCGCATCCCGGCGCAGTTCAAGCTGCCTGACGGCGGCAAGCATGTGCTCAAGGAAGCCGCGCGCAAGGTCATCCCCAGCGAGGTGATCGACCGGCCCAAGGGTTATTTCCCGGTGCCAGGCCTCAAACACCTGGAGGGCGCCACCCTCGGCTGGGTACGCGACCTGCTGCTCGACCCGAGCCAGGATCGCGGCCTGTTCAACCCGACCATGCTCGACCAGTTGCTGACCAATCCGCAAAGCCAGCTGACGCCGCTGCGCGGCTCCAAGCTGTGGCAACTCGCGGCGCTCAACCTGTGGTTGAGCGAACAGGGCCTGTAA
- a CDS encoding hybrid sensor histidine kinase/response regulator, with translation MPRLCLALLLLWLACPSWALTPAPLDSDDIRISLGTYTSYYEDVDGTLSVEQIQALDDDAFKGLRSEHANLGKNDSVWWFKIRLLNGLEHSLGGYLEVNYPLLDHLQVYLIRPDGSRLEQESGDSFAFSQRPVQVRNFWFPMQLEPGVSTLLLRVDTTSTVFVPLFFSTYGASAAAQENLMGFNGAFYGVLFAMFCYNLFLYLSLREAAYLWYLAYNLNVGLLAACFDGMLFKLLPEHVAFQSVSIYILMYVHCLTAIQFSRHFLHARQYFPKLDTGLRLMMLICVGCLLSVPLVGFAAWNILASVTVSLVSLALLLTGIYAWRRGVRYGSYYTLAWAILLFAFIQATTGSLGLEVFGVFGATAVKIGVTIELITLSIGLADRINLLKEEGFRSRRAAEQAEFESQAKSRFLAKMSHEIRTPLNGVLGMLQLLRETPLDRSQRFYVDTISSSGSSLMAVINDILDYARIESGKLSLEQIEFDLEDLISETLSLFTGQALDKRLRLYVSLESGVPRRIQGDPTRLKQILMNLLSNALKFTAEGHVAISVSRRSDSHGHPHLIFAVSDSGIGISEQALAQLFESFAQGDSSTTRRYGGSGLGLAISKELVEMMGGRIEVQSTLGQGTRFAFDIPLLGEQEAPDELTRLLAGRTALLASLDGLGLDALSRLLGRWGMRTERCQTPERLQDYLEDFDAPPLLVLMAPWPGSVNHWLDSLRPMLQIQQRVLLVCPPEACQQLPTSQGLRLQHLAQPMAINALRQALRGLYEKPKAQVHQLVREIRSDNGDAPCILVAEDNPVNQLVVQGFLKKRGYSVRLVTNGQAALDEYSRAPDAIHLILMDCEMPVMDGFEATRQIRRLEHDRQLGAVPVIALTAHILDEHRQHGLDAGMDDFLGKPLDSTLLYSTLERYLKMSGS, from the coding sequence ATGCCTCGTCTTTGCCTGGCCTTGCTGTTGTTATGGCTTGCCTGCCCAAGTTGGGCCCTTACGCCTGCGCCGCTGGACAGCGACGACATACGTATTTCCCTGGGCACCTACACCAGCTATTACGAAGACGTAGACGGCACCCTGAGCGTCGAACAGATCCAGGCACTGGACGACGACGCCTTCAAAGGCCTACGCAGCGAACACGCGAACCTGGGCAAGAACGACTCGGTGTGGTGGTTCAAGATACGCCTGCTCAATGGCCTGGAGCACTCGCTGGGCGGCTATTTGGAAGTCAACTATCCGCTGCTCGACCATCTGCAGGTCTATCTCATCAGGCCCGACGGTTCGCGCCTGGAACAGGAAAGCGGCGACAGCTTCGCCTTCTCGCAGCGGCCGGTACAGGTGCGCAACTTCTGGTTTCCCATGCAGCTGGAACCCGGCGTCAGCACCCTACTGCTGCGTGTGGACACCACCAGCACGGTGTTCGTGCCGCTGTTCTTCAGCACCTATGGCGCCAGCGCGGCGGCACAGGAAAATCTGATGGGTTTCAACGGCGCGTTCTACGGCGTGCTGTTCGCGATGTTCTGCTACAACCTGTTCCTCTATCTGTCGCTGCGCGAAGCGGCCTACCTCTGGTACCTGGCCTACAACCTCAACGTTGGCCTGCTGGCCGCCTGCTTCGACGGCATGTTGTTCAAGCTGCTGCCCGAGCATGTGGCTTTCCAGTCGGTGAGCATCTACATCCTGATGTACGTGCATTGCCTCACCGCCATCCAGTTCAGCCGCCACTTTCTCCATGCCCGCCAGTACTTCCCGAAACTGGATACGGGCCTGCGTCTGATGATGCTGATCTGCGTTGGCTGCCTGCTGTCGGTACCGCTGGTGGGCTTCGCCGCCTGGAACATCCTGGCCAGCGTCACGGTATCGCTGGTGTCGCTGGCACTGCTGCTCACCGGCATCTACGCCTGGCGCCGCGGCGTGCGCTACGGTTCTTACTACACCCTGGCCTGGGCCATCCTGCTGTTCGCCTTCATCCAGGCCACCACCGGCTCGCTGGGGCTCGAGGTGTTCGGCGTGTTCGGTGCCACGGCGGTGAAGATCGGCGTGACCATCGAGCTGATCACCCTGTCCATCGGTCTTGCCGACCGCATCAACCTGCTCAAGGAAGAAGGCTTCCGCTCACGCCGCGCAGCGGAACAGGCCGAGTTCGAGAGCCAGGCCAAGAGCCGCTTCCTAGCCAAGATGAGCCACGAAATTCGTACGCCACTCAATGGCGTGCTGGGCATGCTGCAGTTGTTGCGCGAAACGCCGCTGGATCGTAGCCAGCGCTTCTACGTCGACACCATCTCCAGTTCCGGCAGCTCGCTGATGGCAGTGATCAACGACATCCTCGACTACGCCCGCATCGAATCCGGCAAGCTCAGCCTGGAACAGATCGAATTCGATCTCGAAGACCTGATTTCCGAGACCCTCAGCCTGTTCACCGGCCAGGCCCTGGACAAGCGCCTGCGCCTCTATGTCAGCCTCGAAAGCGGCGTGCCACGACGTATCCAGGGCGACCCGACACGCCTCAAGCAGATCTTGATGAACCTGCTCAGCAACGCCCTGAAATTCACCGCAGAAGGCCATGTGGCGATCAGCGTCAGCCGCCGTAGCGATAGCCACGGTCATCCGCACCTGATCTTCGCCGTCAGTGACAGCGGCATCGGCATCAGCGAGCAGGCTCTGGCGCAGCTGTTCGAATCCTTCGCCCAGGGCGACTCCAGCACCACCCGCCGTTATGGCGGCAGCGGCCTGGGCCTGGCCATCAGCAAGGAGTTGGTGGAGATGATGGGAGGACGTATCGAGGTGCAGAGCACCCTCGGCCAGGGTACTCGCTTCGCCTTCGACATCCCGCTACTCGGCGAACAGGAAGCCCCTGACGAACTCACCCGCCTGCTGGCCGGGCGCACCGCCCTGCTCGCCTCGCTCGACGGCCTCGGCCTGGATGCCCTGAGTCGACTGCTCGGCCGCTGGGGCATGCGCACCGAACGCTGCCAGACGCCCGAACGCCTGCAAGACTATCTGGAAGACTTCGACGCACCACCGCTGCTGGTACTGATGGCCCCCTGGCCCGGTAGCGTCAATCACTGGCTCGACTCGCTCAGACCCATGCTGCAGATACAGCAGCGCGTACTGCTGGTGTGCCCACCCGAGGCCTGCCAGCAATTGCCGACGAGCCAGGGGCTGCGCCTGCAGCACCTGGCCCAACCGATGGCGATCAACGCCCTGCGCCAGGCGTTGCGCGGACTCTACGAAAAACCCAAAGCACAGGTACATCAGTTGGTCAGAGAGATACGTAGCGACAATGGCGACGCCCCCTGCATCCTGGTCGCCGAGGACAACCCGGTGAACCAGCTGGTGGTTCAGGGGTTTCTGAAGAAACGCGGTTACAGCGTGCGCCTGGTGACCAACGGCCAGGCCGCCCTCGACGAATACAGCCGCGCCCCGGACGCCATACACCTGATCCTGATGGATTGCGAGATGCCGGTGATGGACGGCTTCGAAGCTACCCGGCAGATTCGCCGCCTGGAACACGACAGACAGCTTGGCGCGGTGCCCGTGATCGCCCTGACCGCACACATCCTCGATGAACACCGCCAGCACGGCCTGGATGCCGGCATGGACGATTTCCTCGGCAAGCCGCTGGACAGCACATTGCTCTACAGCACGCTGGAGCGTTACCTGAAAATGTCCGGTTCCTGA
- the ngg gene encoding N-acetylglutaminylglutamine synthetase produces MRSTAFNQRLLRGQTPSYERLQARLAEDHASQPSQPQAIHCGWGRLLIGHTYPDASDLAEALLGEQPGERDIALYVAAPHQVLAHAPQQLFLDPSDTLRLWFTDYRPARRSFRGFRIRRAQNEADWQAINCLYQTRGMLPIDPDKLTPYHEGGPTYWLAEDEDSGAVIGSVMGLNHQRAFRDPENGSSLWCLAVDPQCSRPGVGEVLVRHLIEHCMSRGLSYLDLSVLHDNKQAKKLYAKLGFRELQTFSLKRKNGINQPLFLGPGPQAELNPYARIIVDEALRRGIEVQVDDAEAGLFTLSQGGRRIRCRESLCDLTSAVSMTLCQDKRLTHRTLSRAALSVPAQCLAGSAEDNATFLAEHGSVVVKPVDGEQGQGVAVDLRTPGEVQEAIERARVFDQRVLLESYHEGHDLRVLVIGYEVVAAAIRRPAEIIGDGRHSIGKLIDAQSRRRQAATGGESRIPKDTETLRTLHGAGLDYDSVLPAGQRLAVRKTANLHTGGTLEDVTAILHPTLRDAAIKAARALEIPVVGLDLLVPAADQPDYVFIEANERAGLANHEPQPTAERFIDLLFPLSHAPS; encoded by the coding sequence ATGCGCTCCACTGCCTTCAACCAGCGCCTGCTGCGCGGCCAGACACCCTCCTACGAGCGTCTACAGGCACGCCTGGCCGAAGATCACGCCAGCCAGCCCAGCCAGCCGCAAGCCATTCATTGCGGCTGGGGGCGCCTGCTGATCGGTCACACCTATCCGGATGCCAGCGACCTGGCCGAAGCACTGCTCGGCGAGCAACCGGGTGAGCGCGATATCGCCCTGTACGTCGCCGCGCCGCACCAGGTGCTGGCGCACGCCCCGCAGCAACTGTTCCTCGACCCCTCCGATACCCTGCGCCTGTGGTTTACCGACTACCGTCCGGCGCGCCGCAGCTTCCGCGGCTTTCGCATTCGCCGGGCGCAGAACGAGGCGGACTGGCAGGCGATCAACTGCCTGTACCAGACACGCGGCATGCTGCCGATCGACCCGGACAAACTCACGCCCTATCACGAAGGCGGCCCGACCTACTGGCTGGCAGAAGATGAGGACAGCGGTGCGGTGATCGGCAGCGTGATGGGCCTGAACCACCAGCGCGCCTTCCGTGACCCGGAAAACGGCAGCAGCCTCTGGTGCCTGGCGGTCGACCCGCAGTGCAGCCGCCCCGGCGTCGGCGAAGTGCTGGTACGCCACCTGATCGAACACTGCATGAGCCGCGGCTTGAGCTACCTCGACCTGTCGGTGCTGCACGATAACAAGCAGGCGAAAAAGCTCTACGCCAAGCTGGGTTTTCGCGAGCTACAAACCTTCAGCCTCAAGCGCAAGAACGGCATCAACCAGCCATTGTTCCTCGGCCCCGGCCCGCAGGCCGAACTCAATCCCTACGCCCGGATCATCGTCGACGAGGCACTGCGCCGCGGCATCGAGGTGCAGGTGGACGACGCCGAAGCCGGGCTGTTCACCCTCAGCCAGGGCGGCCGGCGCATTCGCTGCCGTGAATCGCTGTGCGACCTGACCAGCGCGGTGAGCATGACCCTCTGCCAGGACAAGCGCCTGACTCATCGCACCCTGTCGCGCGCGGCTCTCAGTGTGCCGGCGCAATGCCTGGCCGGCAGCGCCGAAGACAACGCCACCTTCCTCGCCGAACACGGCTCGGTGGTGGTCAAGCCGGTCGATGGCGAACAGGGCCAAGGGGTGGCGGTCGATCTGCGTACACCGGGTGAAGTCCAGGAAGCCATCGAGCGCGCCCGCGTGTTCGATCAACGCGTACTGCTGGAGAGCTATCACGAGGGCCATGACCTGCGCGTGCTGGTGATCGGCTATGAGGTGGTGGCCGCGGCCATCCGTCGCCCGGCAGAAATCATCGGCGATGGCCGCCACAGCATCGGCAAACTGATCGACGCGCAGAGCCGCCGGCGCCAGGCTGCAACCGGTGGCGAGAGCCGCATCCCCAAGGACACCGAAACCCTGCGCACCCTGCACGGTGCCGGCCTCGACTACGACAGCGTGCTGCCTGCCGGCCAGCGCCTGGCAGTACGCAAGACCGCCAACCTGCACACCGGCGGCACCCTGGAGGACGTTACCGCGATCCTCCACCCGACTCTGCGCGACGCCGCGATCAAAGCCGCTCGGGCGCTGGAAATCCCGGTGGTAGGGCTCGACCTGCTGGTGCCTGCCGCTGACCAGCCCGACTACGTGTTCATCGAGGCCAACGAACGCGCTGGCCTGGCCAACCACGAGCCGCAGCCGACCGCCGAGCGTTTCATCGACCTGCTGTTCCCGCTCAGTCACGCACCGAGCTGA
- a CDS encoding osmoprotectant NAGGN system M42 family peptidase produces the protein MQQLPEPDLDYMQKVLLEMLAIPSPTGFTDTIVRYVAERLEELEIPFELTRRGTIRATLRGRQSEYERFDRAVSAHLDTIGAIVREIKDNGRLGLAPVGCWSSRFAEGSRVSLFTDNGVIRGSVLPLMASGHAFNTAVDTLPVSWDHIELRLDAYCATRADCDSLGIAVGDFVAFDPLPEFSESGHISARHLDDKAGVAALLASLKTIRDHGLQPMIDCHPLFTITEEVGSGAAAALPWDVSEFVGIDIAPVAPGQQSNEHAVSVAMQDSGGPYDYHLSRQLLRLAAEQEVPVRRDLFRYYHSDAQSAVAAGHDIRTALLAFGCDATHGYERTHIDSLKALSRLLTAYMMSPPVFASDAQPAQGSLERFSHQLEHDAQMESDTRVPPVDSLVGQHDRDA, from the coding sequence ATGCAACAACTACCCGAACCCGATCTCGACTACATGCAGAAGGTGCTGCTGGAGATGCTCGCCATCCCCAGCCCCACCGGTTTCACCGACACCATCGTGCGCTATGTCGCCGAGCGTCTCGAAGAGCTGGAGATTCCCTTCGAGTTGACCCGTCGTGGCACCATCCGCGCCACCCTGCGCGGTCGCCAGAGCGAGTACGAGCGCTTCGACCGCGCCGTCTCCGCGCACCTCGACACCATTGGCGCCATCGTCCGCGAGATCAAGGACAACGGCCGTCTCGGCCTGGCACCGGTGGGCTGCTGGTCGAGTCGCTTCGCCGAAGGCAGTCGCGTCAGCCTGTTCACCGACAACGGCGTGATCCGTGGCAGCGTGCTACCGCTGATGGCCTCGGGACACGCCTTCAATACCGCCGTCGATACCCTGCCGGTGAGCTGGGATCACATCGAGCTGCGCCTCGATGCCTACTGCGCTACACGCGCCGACTGCGACTCACTGGGCATCGCCGTGGGTGATTTCGTCGCCTTCGACCCGCTGCCCGAGTTTTCCGAGAGTGGCCATATCAGTGCCCGTCACCTCGATGACAAGGCCGGTGTCGCTGCACTGCTGGCCTCATTGAAGACGATCCGTGATCACGGCCTGCAGCCGATGATCGACTGCCACCCGCTGTTCACCATCACCGAGGAGGTCGGCTCCGGCGCTGCGGCAGCCCTGCCCTGGGACGTCAGCGAGTTCGTCGGCATCGACATCGCCCCGGTCGCACCAGGCCAGCAGTCCAACGAACACGCCGTCAGCGTTGCCATGCAGGACTCCGGCGGGCCCTACGACTACCACCTGTCACGCCAGCTGCTGCGCCTGGCCGCCGAACAGGAAGTGCCGGTACGTCGCGATCTGTTCCGCTACTACCATAGCGATGCGCAGTCGGCGGTGGCCGCCGGCCACGATATCCGCACCGCGCTGCTGGCCTTTGGTTGCGACGCCACGCATGGCTACGAACGCACCCATATCGACAGTCTCAAGGCCCTTAGCCGCCTGCTCACGGCTTACATGATGAGCCCGCCGGTATTCGCCAGTGATGCGCAACCAGCCCAGGGTTCGCTGGAGCGTTTCAGTCACCAGCTGGAGCACGACGCACAGATGGAAAGCGATACCCGTGTGCCCCCCGTGGACAGCCTGGTCGGCCAACATGATCGGGACGCTTGA
- a CDS encoding DNA-3-methyladenine glycosylase I, with product MRDYKWLHEFCLNRFGSVKALEAMLPKPRSDAELRALSDDRYLSLISLRIFRAGLKHSLVDAKWPAFEEVFFGFDPEKVVLMGAERLENLMQDARLIRHLGKLKSVPRNAQFILDVRREKGSFGALIADWPVSDVVGLWKYLAKHGSQLGGLSAPRFLRMVGKDTFIPTDDMVAALKAQGVIDKAPTSQKDLAAVQAAFNQWHAESGRPLCQLSVMLAHTVNH from the coding sequence ATGCGTGATTACAAGTGGTTGCACGAGTTCTGCCTCAACCGTTTCGGCTCGGTCAAGGCGCTGGAGGCCATGCTGCCGAAGCCGCGCAGCGACGCCGAGCTGCGTGCACTGAGCGATGACCGCTACCTGTCGTTGATCAGTTTGCGCATCTTCCGTGCGGGCCTCAAACACAGCCTGGTGGATGCCAAATGGCCGGCGTTCGAGGAAGTCTTCTTTGGCTTCGATCCGGAAAAGGTAGTGCTGATGGGCGCCGAGCGTCTGGAGAACCTGATGCAGGATGCGCGGCTGATCCGCCATCTGGGCAAGCTGAAGAGCGTGCCCCGCAATGCCCAGTTCATCCTCGACGTGCGCCGCGAGAAGGGCAGTTTCGGCGCGTTGATCGCTGACTGGCCGGTAAGCGATGTCGTCGGCTTGTGGAAATACCTGGCCAAGCACGGCAGTCAGCTGGGTGGATTGTCTGCACCGCGCTTTCTGCGCATGGTGGGCAAGGACACCTTCATCCCGACCGACGATATGGTCGCGGCGCTGAAGGCACAGGGCGTGATCGACAAGGCACCGACCAGTCAGAAGGATCTGGCTGCGGTGCAGGCTGCTTTCAACCAGTGGCACGCCGAAAGCGGCCGACCGCTGTGCCAGCTATCGGTGATGCTGGCGCACACGGTCAATCACTGA